Proteins encoded in a region of the Flavobacteriaceae bacterium HL-DH10 genome:
- a CDS encoding FG-GAP-like repeat-containing protein encodes MLRDNFVYLIVSVCFLQVNILIAQTFEHIESYAGLSSVEENNGVSVADYDQDGDLDLFVVAKAQDIQGVNKSHSLLFRNNNDGTFTDVTDNSGLVDLFPVGEAAAITQALNGFKYGAFWGDYDNDGFPDLFMTHINKIQLFHNESNGVFKEVTIAAGFQKYNTCVNTGATWFDFDKDGYLDIYISDWGSDCEGNRFYKNNANGTFTNVSSIFQGVVNNKLSYQSMPFDFNDDGWLDLYVANDYTTQTDDLFINDNGIGFTEKSASYGLNFSNNNMGIAIGDYNNDGFFDFYITAIGDNALLENRGNNTFVNKGRELGIYNTGWAWDVTFSDFDLDRDEDLFIVNGFEYGSSGAFKNTYYENLLNNNDPRFIDSSEKVKLGETTISVSEAVFDYDNDGDLDVFVTNNNTGAYFYENKITDFVKPSQELHWLKVKLEGTTSNRDAIGTKLSIKTEKGSLHRYYSGKGFLSQSLKPVHFGLGADTEILELKITWPSGLVELHSNIPADKTIKAIEGNGYQILDIQPSIKPYGCTDPNACNFNPNAVVSTGVCNYLKASKITGSIKAKKNSIELYTYPLKSGISLDWQVVGGEIVDKQSENSIIIQWGTGDTGKVTLMESNGTCISELVELSVNLLEEEVIIKEQSVARLWNETLLSLIRKDYARPTVHARNLLHTSIAMYDAWAVYDEKATPYLLGQTIHGFQSEFKGFETTEILEEARKQTISYAAYRLLSERFKQAPNPVLSQNIIDAVMNKLGYDTLMTETDYTNGNPIALGNYIANQIISYGLHDGSNEINHYENLYYEPVNTPLNLSQPANIVEINPNRWQPLSFNSFIDQSGNVIGGATPSFLSPEWGNVYPFSLEDADKTTYNRSGNDYHIYYDPGTPPSILSDDYKWAFAMVSKWGSHLDPRDGVLWDVSPKSIGNISSNQFPQQFSDYKSFYNEKGGGDIGDGYDVNPYTNTPYKAQIVPRGDYTRVLAEFWADGPDSETPPGHWFTILNYVNDHELFQKKFKGEGDILENLEWDVKAYFILGGAMHDAAISSWSIKGWYDYIRPISAIRYMCAKGQCTDQTKGNFDISGIPLKEGYIELIEQGDPLVGDSNENLGKIKLFSWKGHDYINNPEVDEAGVGWILAENWWPYQRPTFVTPPFAGYVSGHSTYSRAAAEVMTLLTGDAYFPGGMGEFLAKKNEFLVFEEGPSVDVKLQWATYRDASDQCSLSRIWGGIHPPLDDIPGRIIGEKIGKKAFYYGVKYFDDNKKIDDYNLNKAIVYPNPISNNSNEIFITNTSKNDDISLFDINGRFLSIELEFNEDTKISKIKFVKHISNGIYILRLNNQSIKIIVGHN; translated from the coding sequence ATGTTAAGAGATAACTTTGTTTATTTAATAGTATCGGTTTGTTTTTTACAAGTAAATATTTTAATCGCTCAAACTTTTGAGCATATTGAATCCTATGCAGGATTAAGCTCTGTTGAGGAAAATAATGGTGTATCTGTTGCCGATTATGATCAAGATGGGGATTTAGATTTATTTGTTGTGGCAAAAGCCCAAGATATTCAAGGTGTAAATAAAAGTCATAGCCTATTATTTCGTAATAATAATGATGGAACTTTTACCGATGTTACAGATAATTCAGGACTAGTTGATTTATTTCCAGTTGGAGAAGCAGCAGCAATTACTCAAGCATTAAACGGGTTTAAATATGGTGCTTTTTGGGGTGATTATGATAATGATGGTTTCCCAGATTTGTTCATGACACACATAAATAAAATTCAATTGTTTCATAATGAATCGAATGGAGTTTTTAAAGAAGTTACTATTGCGGCTGGTTTTCAAAAATATAATACATGTGTTAATACAGGAGCTACTTGGTTCGATTTTGATAAAGATGGTTATCTTGATATTTATATTTCCGATTGGGGTTCAGATTGTGAAGGAAATCGTTTCTATAAAAATAATGCGAACGGAACATTTACCAATGTTAGTAGTATCTTTCAAGGTGTAGTAAACAATAAACTTTCCTATCAGAGCATGCCTTTTGATTTTAATGATGATGGTTGGTTAGATTTATATGTAGCTAATGATTATACCACACAAACAGACGATTTGTTTATAAACGATAACGGAATTGGATTTACCGAAAAATCGGCTTCTTATGGTTTAAATTTTTCTAATAATAATATGGGCATAGCGATTGGAGATTATAATAATGATGGTTTTTTTGATTTTTATATCACAGCTATAGGAGATAATGCCCTTTTAGAGAATAGAGGAAATAACACTTTTGTTAATAAAGGAAGGGAATTAGGTATTTATAATACAGGTTGGGCTTGGGATGTGACCTTTTCAGATTTTGATTTGGACAGAGATGAAGATTTATTTATTGTAAATGGTTTTGAATATGGAAGTTCTGGTGCTTTTAAAAATACATATTACGAAAATTTATTAAATAATAATGATCCTAGATTTATTGATAGTTCAGAAAAAGTGAAGTTGGGAGAAACTACAATAAGTGTTTCTGAAGCCGTTTTTGATTATGATAATGATGGTGATTTGGATGTTTTTGTAACCAATAATAATACAGGGGCATATTTCTATGAAAATAAAATAACCGACTTCGTGAAACCCAGTCAGGAATTACATTGGCTTAAGGTAAAATTAGAGGGGACAACTTCAAATCGTGATGCGATAGGAACGAAACTTTCAATTAAAACAGAGAAAGGGTCTTTACACAGATATTATTCAGGAAAGGGCTTTTTATCTCAAAGTTTAAAACCTGTGCATTTTGGTTTAGGTGCCGATACCGAAATTTTAGAGCTTAAAATAACCTGGCCATCTGGATTGGTTGAATTGCATTCTAATATTCCGGCTGATAAGACTATTAAAGCTATAGAAGGTAATGGTTATCAGATCCTCGATATTCAGCCTAGTATAAAACCTTACGGTTGTACAGATCCTAACGCATGTAATTTTAATCCAAATGCAGTAGTTAGTACAGGTGTTTGTAATTATTTAAAAGCAAGTAAGATTACAGGTAGTATAAAAGCTAAAAAAAATAGTATTGAACTTTATACGTATCCTTTGAAATCTGGAATATCATTAGATTGGCAGGTTGTTGGTGGTGAAATTGTAGATAAGCAAAGCGAGAATTCCATCATTATACAATGGGGTACAGGCGATACAGGTAAAGTTACTCTTATGGAGTCAAATGGTACTTGTATAAGCGAATTGGTAGAATTATCTGTTAATTTATTGGAAGAAGAAGTTATTATTAAAGAACAGTCAGTAGCCCGATTGTGGAATGAAACCTTATTGTCTTTAATCAGAAAGGATTATGCACGACCTACTGTTCATGCTAGAAATTTATTGCACACAAGTATTGCCATGTATGATGCTTGGGCGGTTTATGATGAAAAGGCAACCCCATATTTATTAGGGCAAACCATACATGGTTTTCAAAGTGAGTTTAAAGGTTTTGAAACAACAGAAATTTTAGAGGAAGCGAGAAAACAAACCATAAGTTATGCGGCATACAGGCTTTTATCTGAACGTTTTAAGCAAGCACCAAATCCTGTATTATCTCAAAATATCATAGATGCTGTTATGAATAAATTGGGTTATGATACGTTGATGACTGAAACTGATTATACAAATGGTAATCCCATAGCATTGGGTAATTATATAGCGAATCAAATTATCAGTTATGGTTTGCATGATGGTTCAAACGAAATAAACCATTACGAGAATCTTTATTACGAACCTGTAAATACACCATTAAACCTGTCTCAGCCAGCAAATATAGTTGAGATAAACCCTAACAGATGGCAACCTTTAAGTTTTAATTCATTTATAGACCAAAGTGGTAATGTAATAGGCGGGGCTACTCCAAGTTTTTTAAGTCCGGAATGGGGAAATGTATATCCTTTTTCACTTGAAGATGCTGACAAGACTACTTATAATAGATCTGGAAATGATTATCATATTTATTATGACCCAGGAACTCCGCCTTCAATTTTAAGTGATGATTATAAGTGGGCATTTGCTATGGTTTCAAAATGGGGTTCGCATCTAGACCCTAGAGATGGCGTACTATGGGATGTTTCTCCTAAATCTATCGGTAATATTTCATCCAATCAATTTCCACAACAGTTTTCTGATTATAAAAGTTTTTATAATGAAAAAGGCGGTGGGGATATAGGAGATGGTTATGATGTAAACCCATATACAAATACACCCTATAAAGCACAAATAGTACCAAGAGGTGATTATACCAGAGTACTAGCAGAATTCTGGGCAGATGGTCCAGATTCAGAAACACCACCAGGACATTGGTTTACGATTCTTAATTATGTAAATGACCACGAATTATTTCAAAAGAAATTTAAAGGTGAAGGCGATATTTTAGAAAATTTAGAATGGGATGTGAAAGCCTATTTTATACTTGGTGGAGCCATGCACGATGCAGCTATATCATCATGGAGTATAAAAGGATGGTATGATTATATAAGACCTATTTCTGCCATACGATATATGTGTGCAAAAGGGCAATGTACAGATCAAACTAAGGGAAATTTTGATATTTCGGGAATCCCATTAAAAGAAGGTTATATTGAGCTGATAGAACAAGGTGACCCATTGGTGGGTGATTCTAATGAAAACCTTGGTAAAATCAAGCTGTTTTCTTGGAAAGGACATGATTATATTAATAATCCAGAAGTAGATGAAGCAGGAGTAGGTTGGATACTAGCAGAGAATTGGTGGCCATACCAACGTCCCACTTTTGTAACACCCCCATTTGCAGGCTATGTTTCTGGGCATTCCACCTATTCAAGAGCTGCAGCCGAAGTAATGACCTTATTAACAGGTGATGCCTATTTTCCAGGAGGTATGGGTGAGTTTTTGGCAAAAAAGAATGAGTTTTTGGTATTTGAAGAAGGTCCGTCGGTAGATGTGAAATTGCAATGGGCAACGTATCGCGATGCTTCAGATCAATGTAGTTTGTCAAGAATTTGGGGAGGTATTCATCCACCATTAGATGATATACCTGGTAGAATAATAGGAGAAAAAATAGGAAAAAAGGCTTTCTACTATGGTGTTAAATATTTTGATGATAATAAGAAAATTGATGATTACAATTTAAATAAAGCTATAGTATATCCTAATCCGATTTCAAACAATTCTAACGAGATTTTTATAACTAATACTTCTAAAAATGATGATATTTCTTTATTTGATATAAATGGAAGATTTTTAAGTATTGAATTAGAATTTAATGAAGATACTAAAATTTCAAAAATTAAATTTGTTAAACATATATCGAATGGGATTTATATTCTAAGATTAAATAATCAATCTATTAAAATTATTGTTGGTCATAATTAA
- a CDS encoding glycoside hydrolase family 43 protein, translated as MKLFRIFTFVLIAIIYPYQNHSQTIKFNNPIAEQRADPWVFKTNDGIYYFIATVPEYDKIVIRKANTINGLKNAEEKVVWYKHETGVMGHHIWAPELHKINGKWYIYFAAGETENAWNIRMWVLSNTSDDPMQGDWKEEGQVKTERESFSLDATTFENNGKQYMIWAQNVRGGNHGTALVLSEMKNPTTLTGTEVILTEPEFSWERMKYNVNEGPAVIKRNGKIFLTYSASATNHNYCVGLLWVDEKADVLDAANWHKSPGPVFYTNEELKRYGPGHNSFTTAEDGETTLMIYHARDYKEIKGHELSDPNRATRARVVQWTESGFPDFMQNTAD; from the coding sequence ATGAAATTATTTAGAATATTTACTTTCGTTTTAATAGCCATTATATATCCATACCAAAACCATTCCCAAACAATTAAATTTAATAATCCTATCGCCGAACAAAGAGCTGATCCATGGGTTTTTAAAACAAACGATGGAATTTATTATTTCATAGCTACGGTACCAGAATATGATAAAATAGTTATACGCAAAGCTAATACCATTAACGGTTTAAAAAATGCAGAAGAAAAAGTTGTTTGGTATAAACATGAAACAGGCGTTATGGGTCATCATATTTGGGCACCCGAACTGCACAAAATAAATGGTAAATGGTATATTTATTTTGCCGCTGGCGAAACAGAAAATGCTTGGAACATAAGAATGTGGGTACTATCCAACACATCTGATGACCCTATGCAAGGCGACTGGAAAGAAGAAGGACAGGTAAAAACAGAAAGAGAATCTTTTTCACTGGATGCAACCACTTTTGAGAACAACGGAAAGCAATATATGATATGGGCGCAAAATGTAAGGGGAGGGAATCATGGTACAGCTTTAGTGCTGTCTGAAATGAAGAATCCAACTACCTTAACAGGAACAGAAGTCATTTTGACCGAACCGGAATTTAGCTGGGAAAGGATGAAATACAATGTCAATGAAGGACCTGCTGTAATAAAAAGAAATGGAAAAATATTTTTAACTTATTCGGCAAGTGCAACAAACCACAATTATTGTGTGGGATTGTTGTGGGTAGATGAAAAAGCTGATGTATTGGATGCAGCCAATTGGCATAAATCGCCAGGACCAGTTTTTTACACCAATGAGGAATTAAAACGCTATGGACCAGGGCATAATTCGTTTACAACGGCAGAAGATGGCGAAACCACTTTAATGATTTATCATGCACGTGATTATAAGGAAATAAAAGGTCATGAATTATCCGACCCTAACCGCGCCACTCGAGCGCGAGTAGTACAATGGACTGAAAGTGGTTTTCCAGATTTTATGCAAAATACAGCGGATTAA
- a CDS encoding glycoside hydrolase family 97 catalytic domain-containing protein: MKGYFTIIIAIILSFSIESQTVWSPDKKLNVSVLIDNGKPYYTVKYENIIMLENSPLGLKTSIGDFTKGLKITGYEYETIKNNYTLDRIKRSNVEYNANALELALVNNENITFEIEFRVSNNNIGFRYNLLEDKNHLNCRVLSEVTGFNFPSNTTTFLSPQASPGLGWKGTKPSYEEEYVADELLATPSKYGEGYTFPSLFHVGENGWILISETGVDGTYCGAHLGEGTKEGVYSIAYPNPKENNGIGSVFPGIALPKSTPWRTITVSNNLKPIVETTIPFDLVEPLYEASQDYKYGRSTWSWIMWQDDSMNYDDQLAYINLASTLGYEYILMDAFWDVNIGYERMKELIQYAQSKGVDVFLWYNSNGFWNDAFQSPKNIMNHQITRRHEMKWLQEVGVKGLKVDFFGGDKQETLRLYEEILSDANDYGLMIIFHGCTLPRGWEKMYPNYIGSEAVLASENLIFTQHANDMEAFNASLHPFIRNTVGSMEFGPVLLNKRHNRTNDGGTIRKTTDAFQLATAILFQNSVQMFALAPNNLKDVSQFEIDFMKEVPTTWDDIKFIDGYPGTYCLIARRKEDKWYIAGVNASDKELNLNVELPMLSGKVVYCIGDDIKQQPEKKELKIKKSGKVKITMQPNGGIILFNN; encoded by the coding sequence ATGAAGGGGTATTTTACTATTATAATTGCCATAATTTTGTCTTTTTCAATTGAATCACAAACCGTTTGGAGTCCCGATAAAAAACTTAATGTTTCTGTATTAATAGACAATGGAAAACCTTATTATACAGTTAAGTACGAAAATATAATTATGCTTGAAAACTCTCCCTTAGGATTGAAAACAAGCATAGGGGATTTTACGAAAGGGCTTAAAATAACAGGTTATGAATATGAAACCATAAAGAATAACTACACACTAGACAGGATTAAGCGATCAAACGTAGAATACAATGCAAATGCATTGGAATTAGCATTAGTTAATAATGAAAATATAACATTTGAAATTGAGTTTAGAGTTAGCAATAATAATATTGGTTTCAGGTATAATTTATTAGAGGATAAAAATCATTTAAACTGTAGGGTTTTAAGTGAAGTTACAGGATTTAATTTCCCTAGTAATACAACCACCTTTTTATCTCCGCAAGCCTCCCCAGGATTAGGTTGGAAAGGTACAAAACCAAGTTACGAAGAAGAATATGTTGCAGATGAACTTTTGGCTACACCTTCAAAATATGGAGAAGGTTATACCTTTCCATCATTATTTCATGTAGGCGAAAATGGTTGGATTCTTATATCTGAAACAGGAGTAGATGGTACTTATTGTGGGGCACATCTTGGAGAAGGGACTAAAGAAGGTGTTTATTCTATTGCGTACCCCAATCCAAAAGAGAATAATGGAATAGGAAGTGTGTTTCCAGGGATAGCCTTACCTAAATCAACACCATGGCGCACTATTACCGTTAGTAATAATCTTAAACCAATTGTAGAAACTACTATACCATTCGATTTGGTAGAGCCTTTATATGAAGCATCACAAGATTACAAGTACGGACGATCTACCTGGAGCTGGATTATGTGGCAGGATGACAGTATGAATTATGATGATCAGCTAGCATATATAAATTTGGCTTCTACTTTGGGATATGAATATATTTTGATGGATGCCTTTTGGGATGTAAATATAGGTTATGAAAGGATGAAAGAATTAATCCAATATGCACAATCCAAAGGAGTAGATGTGTTTTTATGGTATAATTCAAATGGATTTTGGAACGATGCTTTCCAAAGTCCAAAAAACATAATGAATCATCAAATAACCAGAAGGCATGAAATGAAATGGCTACAAGAGGTTGGTGTTAAAGGCTTAAAAGTAGATTTTTTTGGAGGTGATAAACAGGAAACTTTAAGGTTGTATGAAGAGATTCTTAGCGATGCCAATGATTATGGTTTAATGATTATTTTTCATGGGTGTACACTGCCAAGAGGCTGGGAGAAAATGTACCCAAATTATATTGGAAGCGAAGCCGTATTGGCATCAGAGAATTTAATATTTACACAGCATGCTAACGATATGGAGGCCTTTAATGCCAGTTTGCATCCATTTATTCGGAATACTGTAGGTAGTATGGAATTTGGTCCGGTATTACTTAATAAACGTCATAATAGAACAAACGATGGTGGTACAATACGTAAAACCACAGATGCGTTTCAATTGGCTACTGCCATTTTGTTTCAAAATTCAGTACAGATGTTTGCATTAGCTCCAAATAATTTGAAAGATGTTTCTCAGTTTGAGATAGATTTTATGAAAGAAGTGCCAACCACTTGGGACGACATAAAGTTTATTGATGGATATCCAGGTACCTATTGTCTCATTGCTCGTCGTAAAGAAGATAAATGGTATATAGCAGGTGTTAATGCTAGCGATAAGGAACTTAATTTGAATGTTGAATTACCAATGTTGTCGGGTAAAGTAGTTTATTGTATTGGTGACGATATAAAGCAACAACCAGAGAAAAAGGAACTTAAAATTAAAAAATCAGGAAAAGTTAAGATAACAATGCAACCTAACGGAGGTATCATATTATTTAATAATTAA
- a CDS encoding glycoside hydrolase family 43 protein gives MIFVKQFGAILLICLFSVTKNFSQQRFQVKSGIPLDSIRLSDPSVLADKNTQMYYMTGTGGLLWKSKDLEYWEGPYHVAKTNPDSWMGEKPMIWAAELHQYKNKYYYFATFTNRDVKIDTVAGNIIERRASHVLVSDKPEGPYMPMADRTYLPANKPTLDGTLWVDMNGKPYMVYCYEWLQNGNGTMEKIELKSDLSGSLGEGELLFKASDSPWSREKDSQGNDKPNKVTDGPYLFRTGTGRLGMIWTSWIYNVYTQGVAYSKSGTLDGPWDQAKNPITPPNFGHGMLFETFEGKTLMAVHSHKKVNDRTIRIPHLFEVDLTGDKLKVIKPFKF, from the coding sequence ATGATATTTGTAAAACAGTTTGGGGCTATTCTATTAATTTGTCTTTTTAGTGTAACTAAAAATTTTTCACAACAAAGGTTTCAAGTTAAAAGCGGTATACCTTTAGACTCTATTCGATTAAGCGACCCCTCTGTTCTTGCCGATAAAAATACGCAAATGTATTATATGACAGGAACTGGTGGTCTACTTTGGAAAAGTAAAGATTTAGAATATTGGGAAGGACCTTATCATGTAGCCAAAACAAATCCTGATTCTTGGATGGGAGAAAAACCCATGATTTGGGCAGCAGAACTTCATCAGTATAAAAACAAGTATTATTATTTTGCAACATTCACTAATAGAGATGTGAAAATTGATACTGTAGCAGGAAACATTATTGAGCGTCGTGCAAGTCATGTTTTAGTAAGTGATAAACCCGAAGGACCATATATGCCTATGGCAGATAGAACCTATTTGCCTGCGAATAAGCCAACACTTGACGGTACATTATGGGTAGATATGAATGGAAAACCTTATATGGTGTATTGTTATGAATGGTTACAAAACGGTAATGGTACTATGGAAAAGATAGAATTAAAATCCGATTTAAGTGGTTCGTTAGGAGAAGGAGAATTATTGTTTAAAGCCAGCGATTCGCCTTGGAGTAGAGAAAAAGATAGTCAGGGTAACGATAAACCAAACAAAGTTACTGATGGCCCCTATTTATTTCGCACTGGAACAGGACGCTTAGGGATGATATGGACTAGTTGGATTTATAATGTATATACACAAGGCGTGGCATATTCTAAAAGTGGTACACTTGATGGTCCATGGGATCAGGCAAAAAATCCTATAACACCACCTAATTTTGGTCACGGTATGTTGTTTGAAACCTTTGAAGGAAAAACATTAATGGCCGTGCATAGTCATAAAAAGGTAAATGATAGGACTATAAGAATCCCTCACTTATTTGAAGTTGATTTAACAGGTGATAAGTTGAAAGTAATTAAACCATTCAAATTTTAA
- a CDS encoding NPCBM/NEW2 domain-containing protein, whose protein sequence is MKIINVFKVFAIVILFLSCENNKKSETTNFKDWAKTPPMGWNSWDCFGPSVEEDEVKANADYMAKHLKDFGWEYIVVDIRWYADNQTTGHYNKYDETDFIIDEYGRYMPSPKRFPSSVNGAGFKPLADYIHSLGLKFGIHIMRGVPKEAVFNKLPIKGIDKTAADIYSTEFECTWLQDNYTVVKDKPGAQEYYNSIFDMYASWGLDFVKVDDLSRPYHADEIEMIRKAIDQTGIPIVLSMSPGATPIDKHEHATANSNMWRTIDDFWDNWAQLNYSFDKCAEWAPYITPGAWPDADMLPMGKFIRGERATNRYTKFTKDEQFTLMTLWTMFKSPLMFGGNLPDNDEFTNTLLTNEEVLEVHSNSVNNKQWFNENDLIGWTADDPDSGDKFVALFNSAGDGFVSTKNLLYRSGTVSHLTDGFGEDIDVKLPNGSTDLYLIVNDGGDGYSWDHANWINPTIHLNNGDKVNLTDLSWEDAFAGWGTVGINKSVSGGELNVKGKTYKNGLGTHSQSIISYKLPENTVRFTAFAGLDIVGTNTKAGSTVEFMISTEDPKISDEAPITIPVNLEDLGFSGTCSIRDLWHKKDLGTYSGSDFSPIINYHGAGLYRISELK, encoded by the coding sequence ATGAAAATTATTAACGTATTCAAAGTATTCGCTATTGTTATACTTTTTTTATCATGTGAGAATAATAAGAAGTCGGAAACAACAAATTTTAAAGATTGGGCTAAAACACCTCCTATGGGCTGGAACAGCTGGGATTGTTTTGGGCCTTCGGTAGAAGAAGATGAGGTGAAAGCCAATGCCGATTACATGGCAAAACACCTTAAAGATTTTGGGTGGGAATACATTGTTGTTGATATTCGCTGGTACGCCGATAATCAAACTACTGGGCACTACAATAAATATGATGAAACCGATTTTATTATTGACGAGTATGGTCGTTATATGCCATCTCCAAAGCGTTTTCCTTCTTCAGTTAATGGCGCTGGATTTAAACCTTTGGCAGATTACATCCACAGTTTAGGATTGAAATTCGGAATTCACATTATGCGAGGAGTTCCAAAAGAAGCGGTGTTTAACAAACTGCCAATTAAAGGGATTGATAAAACAGCTGCCGATATTTATTCAACCGAGTTCGAATGTACATGGCTTCAAGATAATTATACTGTAGTTAAAGATAAACCAGGCGCACAGGAATATTACAATTCTATCTTCGATATGTATGCTTCTTGGGGATTAGATTTTGTGAAAGTTGATGATTTATCGCGTCCATATCATGCCGATGAAATTGAGATGATACGAAAAGCCATCGATCAAACAGGAATACCAATTGTATTAAGTATGTCTCCAGGTGCAACACCTATTGATAAACACGAACATGCAACAGCTAATTCGAATATGTGGCGTACGATAGATGATTTTTGGGATAACTGGGCACAGTTAAATTATTCTTTTGATAAATGTGCCGAATGGGCACCTTATATTACACCTGGTGCTTGGCCAGATGCCGATATGTTACCAATGGGGAAATTTATTCGAGGTGAACGTGCTACTAATCGCTACACCAAGTTTACCAAAGATGAGCAATTTACTTTAATGACTTTATGGACGATGTTTAAATCGCCACTTATGTTTGGAGGTAATCTACCAGATAATGATGAGTTTACAAATACCTTGTTGACAAACGAAGAAGTATTAGAAGTACATAGCAACTCAGTTAATAACAAACAGTGGTTTAATGAAAATGACCTTATTGGCTGGACAGCTGATGATCCGGATAGCGGCGATAAATTTGTAGCCCTGTTTAATAGTGCTGGTGATGGTTTTGTGTCGACTAAAAATTTACTTTATCGTAGTGGGACAGTATCTCACTTAACCGATGGCTTTGGAGAAGATATTGATGTGAAACTTCCAAACGGAAGTACAGATTTATATTTAATAGTTAATGATGGCGGTGATGGTTATTCATGGGATCACGCAAACTGGATTAACCCAACCATTCATTTAAATAATGGAGATAAAGTAAATTTAACCGATTTAAGCTGGGAAGACGCTTTTGCTGGTTGGGGGACGGTTGGAATTAACAAAAGTGTTTCAGGAGGCGAGCTTAATGTTAAAGGGAAAACCTATAAAAATGGTTTAGGTACACATTCACAGTCTATTATAAGCTATAAACTTCCTGAGAATACGGTGCGTTTTACCGCTTTTGCAGGTTTAGATATTGTAGGAACAAATACTAAAGCAGGTTCAACAGTAGAGTTTATGATTTCTACTGAAGATCCAAAAATAAGTGATGAAGCACCTATAACGATTCCTGTTAATTTAGAAGATTTAGGATTTTCGGGTACATGCAGTATTCGTGACTTATGGCATAAAAAAGATTTAGGAACCTATTCGGGTTCAGATTTCTCACCGATAATTAACTATCACGGAGCAGGATTGTATCGTATTTCAGAATTAAAATAA